In a genomic window of Helianthus annuus cultivar XRQ/B chromosome 10, HanXRQr2.0-SUNRISE, whole genome shotgun sequence:
- the LOC110885770 gene encoding uncharacterized protein LOC110885770 codes for MEPNSTVNNDEIQPLKDKPSAEQPKQDTNATAAAAGGGGGWGWGFSPLSVLSDLQKAAEEISRNAAEVAKTAANSISDLQKDFEDSESSKESHPEASDKDQESEDEDDKKRKAALERLEKASEDTFLGQGIKAIDTSVESFATGAWQALGNAWKGGSSFVQKLEDSIQQGGLPAAGSVLETGRAITAKGIEVLEYVGKETVDLLITESGMEVDKNAGEGGNGTEVDQLMEEVTFDRCFYIYGGPEQLEELEALSNHYALLFNRRKAKLSTEDKAAYDVKLKEVQQMLILDNKVEAEKGKNVPDSTHDEIKSFHSSSVSKAAEMAAGFANALAGLSPSDIVQRTGGRLDSLHSEGIHRLSEMCCIAVSQLLNLGKSVIHNANKAQDAAAAAADDEDILNIDWPEDSIEKAKTMRMKTQSMTGYLEAVAISFVTGISDVAEAYAAAIKSATADSPEVVPEKSIQDKVNSFSEDLHVNRTTAVGKIQDGLHFLAYVILTTSMPAV; via the exons ATGGAACCAAACTCCACCGTAAACAACGACGAGATACAGCCACTCAAAGATAAACCTTCGGCAGAGCAGCCAAAACAAGACACCAACGCCACCGCGGCCGCTGCCGGTGGCGGTGGAGGATGGGGCTGGGGTTTCTCTCCGTTATCTGTTCTTTCAGATCTTCAGAAAGCTGCTGAAGAGATCTCTCGCAAT GCCGCTGAGGTTGCTAAGACGGCTGCAAATAGCATCTCTGACTTGCAAAAGGATTTTGAAGATTCTGAATCTTCTAAGGAGAGTCATCCAGAAGCTTCTGATAAAGATCAAGAAagtgaagatgaagatgataagAAGCGGAAGGCTGCTCTCGAAAGACTCGAGAAAGCTAGCGAGGACACATTTCTTGGCCAG GGTATAAAGGCTATTGACACTTCTGTGGAGAGTTTTGCTACTGGAGCTTGGCAAGCATTGGGTAATGCATGGAAAGGGGGTTCCAGTTTTGTTCAGAA GCTAGAAGATTCTATACAGCAAGGTGGTTTACCTGCAGCGGGTTCTGTTCTAGAG ACCGGAAGAGCTATTACTGCTAAGGGCATCGAAGTGCTTGAGTATGTTGGAAAAGAAACTGTGGATCTATTAATCACAGAATCAGGCATGGAAGTTGACAAAAATGCTGGAGAAGGTGGAAACGGAACTGAAGTGGATCAGTTGATGGAGGAGGTCACTTTTGACAGATGCTTTTATATCTATGGAGGTCCAGAGCAGCTGgag GAACTTGAAGCATTATCAAACCATTATGCACTGCTATTTAATCGAAGAAAAGCCAAACTGTCAACGGAAGATAAAGCTGCATACGATGTAAAACTTAAAGAGGTTCAGCAAATGCTGATTTTAGACAACAAAGTAGAAGCAGAAAAGggaaagaatgtacctgatagCACTCATGATGAGATCAAGAGTTTTCACAGTTCAAGCGTGAGCAAGGCTGCAGAAATGGCTGCAGG CTTTGCAAATGCCTTAGCAGGACTGTCCCCAAGTGACATTGTTCAAAGAACTGGAGGCAGACTAGATTCTCTTCACTCCGAGGGCATTCAT AGACTTTCGGAAATGTGCTGCATCGCAGTCTCCCAACTTCTGAATCTTGGGAAATCAGTTATACACAATGCAAACAAAGCCCaagatgctgctgctgctgctgctgatgatGAGGATATTTTAAATATCGATTGGCCCGAGGATTCTATTGAAAAAGCTAAAACAATGAGAATGAAAACACAATCAATGACTGGATATCTCGAGGCAGTTGCCATCAGTTTTGTGACTG GCATATCAGATGTAGCAGAAGCTTATGCAGCAGCAATCAAATCTGCTACTGCCGATTCTCCTGAAGTTGTACCTGAGAAGTCAATTCAAGATAAAGTCAACTCATTTTCGGAGGATCTACATGTTAATCGGACGACTGCTGTGGGTAAAATTCAGGATGGCTTACATTTCTTGGCGTATGTCATTCTAACTACTTCAATGCCAGCTGTTTAG
- the LOC110882641 gene encoding probable inactive receptor kinase RLK902, which translates to MNALGQFWPYFSLLIMLILFALYKAITYISTKVAQSNTTRITNQTPLSLEVKITLPTRIIFGDPETVARFDSSELVQLPKNRLGEGSLGTLYKVVLDCGSMITIRKIYKRVGCVSDFEYWVRFFGGIRDDRWLLPMLFAFWYGGEAFVIHEYMCLGSLEELLHGSEGVQFAPLNWKIRQQIALGAAKAVAWIHSRVTKAGKPLVCGVIKSSNFLIQTDFTPRLSGYETPYLISPSNIIKRNCGRMAPELTQTRSVYKTFTQSSDVYSFGILMLELITGKKPSVTNLGQYEAEKRKREGPKGVPDKRMAGVTDNISDIIMLARMCLSSDPKQRPSMAAVVETIHDSISS; encoded by the exons ATGAACGCCCTTGGTCAGTTTTGGCCATACTTCTCACTCCTCATAATGCTCATCCTATTTGCTTTATACAAAGCCATAACATACATTTCAACCAAAGTTGCTCAATCCAACACCACCCGAATCACCAACCAAACCCCGCTATCGTTAGAGGTCAAGATCACACTACCCACACGAATCATCTTCGGTGATCCTGAAACCGTTGCAAGGTTTGATTCGTCTGAACTCGTTCAGCTGCCCAAGAACAGGCTCGGGGAAGGCTCGTTAGGGACGCTTTATAAGGTGGTTCTTGACTGTGGCTCCATGATCACTATAAGAAAGATATATAAGAGGGTTGGTTGTGTGAGTGATTTTGAGTATTGGGTCAGGTTTTTTGGTGGCATTCGTGATGATCGTTGGCTGTTGCCCATGTTGTTTGCGTTTTGGTATGGCGGAGAGGCTTTTGTTATTCATGAGTACATGTGTTTAGGTAGTTTAGAGGAGCTCTTACATG GTAGCGAAGGTGTGCAATTTGCACCATTAAACTGGAAAATCAGACAACAAATAGCACTAGGAGCAGCAAAAGCAGTAGCATGGATTCACAGTCGAGTAACTAAAGCAGGCAAGCCTCTAGTTTGCGGTGTGATCAAGTCTTCAAACTTCCTTATACAAACCGACTTCACCCCTCGTCTTTCTGGCTATGAAACACCATACCTCATCTCCCCTTCCAACATCATCAAAAGAAACTGTGGCCGAATGGCCCCAGAACTAACACAAACAAGAAGTGTCTACAAAACTTTCACACAGTCATCAGACGTATACAGTTTCGGGATCTTGATGTTGGAACTTATTACCGGGAAGAAACCTTCAGTCACTAATTTGGGTCAATATGAAGCCGAGAAACGAAAGAGAGAAGGGCCGAAGGGGGTTCCTGACAAACGAATGGCTGGTGTCACCGATAACATTTCAGATATAATAATGCTTGCGCGAATGTGCCTTTCATCTGATCCTAAACAACGCCCTTCGATGGCAGCTGTGGTTGAGACGATTCATGATTCAATCAGCTCTTGA
- the LOC110882640 gene encoding leucine-rich repeat extensin-like protein 4: MQTLAFFLYIGLLFIFSVSSFSIAVTKIQYPVSRRGLIALRQSDTDQDQDLDPDKLVDPSLKFENPRIKKAYCALQEWKKAMISDPLNMTGNWVGPNVCSYYGVGCVPALDDEQIRTVAAVDLNFGDISGQLVPHLGLLADLGILHLHSNRFCGIVPKTFSNLELLFELDLSNNRFSGLFPTPVLTLPSLRFLDIRFNEFEGPLPPALFDKDVDAIVVNNNRFSSHIPKNMGNSPASTIVLSNNKFSGCIPRSIGRMPNIEQVSFSNNRLTGCLPEELGMPKFLNVLDVSKNYFLGPLPKSLERMEMIERLDVSSNHLTGKVHDSVCGLSALWNFTIFDNYFNEIGGECEKRSRDNLIMQDRENCFSGKPNQRSQQDCSSVLTRPVDCKTIGCQPRDPLILELNKRKPPLVHSPSPPDPQTPKVTPTHKTTQLASPTPPVVSPLPARAVKNFPPKIGSQHSSPPRGH; encoded by the coding sequence ATGCAAACCTTAGCTTTCTTTCTTTACATTGGCTTGCTTTTCATATTTTCTGTTTCCTCATTTTCCATTGCCGTAACGAAGATCCAGTATCCCGTTAGCCGTCGTGGGCTAATCGCGTTGAGACAATCAGACACGGACCAAGACCAGGACTTGGACCCGGATAAGTTAGTTGATCCAAGTTTGAAGTTTGAGAATCCAAGGATCAAGAAGGCTTATTGTGCTTTACAAGAATGGAAAAAGGCTATGATTTCGGACCCGTTAAACATGACTGGAAATTGGGTTGGACCGAACGTTTGTTCTTATTATGGGGTGGGTTGTGTCCCAGCTCTCGATGATGAACAAATAAGAACCGTTGCGGCTGTTGATCTTAACTTCGGAGACATTTCTGGACAACTTGTTCCTCATCTTGGCTTGCTAGCCGATCTCGGCATTTTACATCTTCATTCCAATAGATTTTGTGGAATCGTCCCGAAAACGTTTTCCAACCTTGAACTCTTGTTTGAACTTGATCTTAGTAATAACCGCTTTTCGGGCCTGTTTCCGAcccctgtgttgacattgccatcTTTGAGGTTTCTTGATATCAGATTTAATGAATTCGAAGGCCCATTGCCACCCGCACTCTTCGATAAGGATGTTGACGCCATTGTAGTCAACAATAACCGATTCTCTTCGCACATTCCAAAAAACATGGGGAATTCACCAGCTTCGACAATAGTTTTATCTAATAACAAGTTTAGCGGGTGCATACCGCGAAGTATTGGACGGATGCCAAATATAGAACAAGTTTCTTTTTCGAATAACCGTCTCACTGGTTGCCTTCCGGAGGAACTAGGCATGCCAAAGTTCTTGAATGTTTTAGATGTGAGTAAGAACTACTTTTTGGGTCCGCTTCCGAAAAGTTTGGAGAGAATGGAGATGATCGAGAGGCTAGACGTTTCGAGCAACCATTTAACTGGGAAGGTGCATGATAGCGTTTGCGGTTTATCTGCACTGTGGAATTTTACCATCTTCGACAATTATTTCAATGAGATTGGCGGCGAATGTGAAAAGCGTAGTAGGGATAATCTTATTATGCAGGATAGAGAGAACTGCTTCTCTGGGAAACCAAACCAAAGATCCCAACAAGATTGTTCATCGGTGTTGACCCGACCAGTTGATTGCAAAACCATAGGTTGTCAACCGCGAGATCCTCTTATCCTCGAACTTAACAAAAGGAAACCACCACTGGTTCATTCACCCTCACCACCTGATCCACAAACACCAAAGGTTACTCCTACACACAAAACAACGCAACTCGCATCTCCAACACCACCCGTTGTATCTCCACTACCCGCACGAGCCGTCAAAAATTTTCCACCCAAGATTGGTTCACAACATTCGTCACCACCGCGAGGACATTAG
- the LOC110885769 gene encoding uncharacterized protein LOC110885769, with protein MKAMETLQDLIEEAKLRTVWWALCIFAVSYFLAHTSKSMWMNVPIAILLVCASRILLNEVEFRRKVKKTEPLTYLSHLEKKQLSVNDSRLSTLPPPPRWKRKIESPIVEAAMEDFINKLLQDFVVDLWYSDITPDKEFPELIRGIIMDVLAEVSARVKNINLVDLLTRDVVDLVGVHLELFRKNQAAIGVEVMVTLSSEERDERLKHHLMVSNELHPALLSPESEYKFLKRIMGAVVAVVLKQREAQSALVRCISRELLTCLVMEPVMRFASPAYINELLEVIFLASANDGCKEAGEGQSGSFSGQKQDQSAATTSKTDHSVSPKSDVGQELALYKPRTIFQDETKHLPAADWARGLEAATQRRTEVLQPENLENMWTKGRNYKKKAQKNAEKNAARESKTGNNKDTVNETLPKKLETSTSIGRTLGQIPPKPRLDGQRSDQYFDGGQSSMLTFDAGVEESLVGNSGSKTTLRKSNSTSDLNNDPVIETAYAEQVSGSIISEFYSANAGRHDTHNINTISDKVLRIEGYSPKLKCRVMGAYFEKLGSKSFAVYSIAVTDAENNTWFVKRRYRNFERLHRQLKDIPNYTLHLPPKRIFSSNTEDAFVHQRCIQLDKYLQDLLSIANVAEQHEVWDFLSLSSKNYSFGKSSSVMRTLAVNVDDAVDDIVRQFKGVSDGLMRKVVGPTFTSESVSSAATRTLTWKPDELSNSFPRPTTSESANSLSDSEMGSSSKANGWHSDNELNSKGFPPRVVKHDELLRSLDSEKRASSEVRSEILNLAANFPSTSDRMEDPLDMPAEWTPPNVSVPLLNLVDKIFQLNRRGWLRRQVFWISKQILQLMMEDAIDDWLLRQIHWLRRDDIVAHGIRWIQDVLWPDGVFFTRVNTQNRNGSQSDQDSPPAMSQSSGSKVNKQGLFEEQLEAARRASDVKKMIFNGAPTTLVSLIGHNQYKRCAKDVYYFLQSDVCLKQLAYGLLEQVIITVFPELHDIVTDVNAKKQTSQM; from the exons ATGAAGGCCATGGAGACTTTGCAGGATCTGATCGAAGAAGCAAAACTTCGAACTGTTTGGTGGGCTCTTTGTATCTTTGCTGTTTCTTACTTCTTGGCTC ACACCAGCAAATCAATGTGGATGAATGTCCCTATAGCGATACTTTTGGTATGCGCATCGAGAATTTTGTTAAACGAAGTTGAATTTCGAAGGAAGGTTAAGAAAACCGAGCCGCTAACGTATTTATCGCATTTAGAAAAGAAGCAGTTATCTGTGAACGATTCTCGGCTTTCCACTTTGCCGCCTCCGCCTAGATGGAAGAGGAAAATTGAATCTCCAATAGTCGAGGCTGCAATGGAGGATTTTATTAACAAGCTTTTGCAGGATTTTGTTGTTGATTTATGGTATTCGGATATTACGCCGGATAAGGAGTTTCCTGAGCTTATACGGGGGATTATTATGGATGTTCTTGCGGAAGTATCTGCAAGGGTTAAGAATATAAATCTTGTTGACTTGTTAACGAG AGACGTCGTCGATCTTGTCGGAGTCCACCTAGAGCTTTTTAGAAAAAACCAAGCAGCAATCGGTGTTGAAGTTATGGTAACATTATCTTCAGAAGAAAGAGACGAAAGATTAAAACACCATCTCATGGTTTCTAACGAGCTTCATCCCGCTCTATTATCTCCCGAGAGTGAGTACAAG TTTCTTAAACGTATTATGGGGGCGGTCGTGGCTGTAGTACTAAAACAACGAGAAGCCCAATCTGCGTTGGTTAGATGCATTTCGCGTGAGCttttaacatgtttggttatGGAACCCGTTATGAGATTCGCAAGCCCTGCCTACATTAACGAGTTGCTCGAGGTTATTTTTCTTGCGTCTGCTAACGATGGATGCAAAGAGGCCGGTGAAGGTCAATCCGGCAGTTTTAGCGGCCAGAAACAGGATCAATCCGCTGCTACGACGAGCAAAACCGATCATTCCGTTAGTCCGAAAAGTGACGTGGGACAAGAGCTTGCGTTATATAAGCCACGTACGATCTTTCAAGACGAAACAAAGCATTTACCGGCTGCTGACTGGGCTCGGGGTCTCGAAGCAGCGACACAAAGACGGACAGAGGTTCTTCAGCCGGAAAATCTTGAAAACATGTGGACTAAAGGACGaaattataaaaagaaagctCAGAAAAACGCTGAGAAGAACGCTGCACGAGAATCGAAAACTGGTAATAATAAAGATACCGTAAACGAAACGTTACCTAAAAAGCTCGAGACGTCAACCAGTATCGGTAGGACTTTAGGACAGATCCCACCGAAACCTCGTCTAGATGGTCAACGAAGCGACCAGTATTTTGATGGTGGTCAAAGTAGCATGTTGACTTTTGATGCAGGAGTCGAAGAGAGTTTAGTTGGTAACAGTGGAAGTAAAACTACCTTAAGAAAATCAAACAGCACTTCTGATTTGAACAACGACCCTGTGATTGAAACTGCGTATGCAGAGCAAGTTAGCGGGTCGATAATATCGGAGTTTTATAGCGCAAATGCTGGCAGACATGATACACATAATATAAATACGATTTCAGATAAAGTATTACGTATCGAAGGGTATAGTCCCAAGCTTAAGTGTCGG GTTATGGGAGCGTATTTCGAGAAACTCGGGTCAAAATCTTTTGCGGTCTATTCAATTGCGGTCACAGATGCCGAAAACAACACGTGGTTTGTGAAAAGAAG ATACCGGAACTTTGAGAGATTGCATCGTCAACTTAAGGACATTCCGAACTATACGTTACATTTGCCTCCCAAAAGGATATTTTCTTCAAATACAGAAGATGCATTTGTTCATCAACGTTGCATTCAGCTTGATAAATATTTGCAA GATCTGTTGTCGATAGCCAATGTCGCAGAACAACATGAAGTTTGGGACTTTTTAAGTCTTTCTTCAAAG AATTACTCTTTTGGGAAATCCTCTTCCGTTATGAGAACATTAGCAG TTAATGTGGATGATGCGGTGGATGATATCGTGCGTCAATTCAAAGGCGTTTCAGATGGTCTAATGAGGAAAGTTGTGGGCCCGACCTTCACTTCCGAATCCGTGTCTTCAGCTGCAACCCGAACTTTAACATGGAAACCTGATGAACTCAGTAACTCCTTCCCGAGGCCGACTACTTCTGAATCCGCTAACAGTCTTTCCGATAGTGAGATGGGTTCTAGTTCAAAAGCTAACGGGTGGCATTCGGATAACGAGTTAAATTCAAAAGGATTCCCACCTCGGGTTGTCAAACATGATGAACTTTTAAGAAGCTTAGATTCTGAAAAACGAGCTAGTTCGGAAGTGCGATCGGAGATACTTAATCTGGCAGCTAATTTTCCTTCTACGTCAGATCGCATGGAAGACCCGCTTGACATGCCAGCTGAG TGGACGCCACCTAATGTCAGTGTTCCCTTGCTAAATTTGGTAGACAAGATATTTCAGCTCAACCGAAGAGGGTGGTTAAG ACGACAGGTGTTTTGGATATCAAAGCAAATATTGCAGTTAATGATGGAAGATGCTATTGATGACTGGCTCTTACGGCAAATACATTGGCTCAGGAGAGATGACATTGTGGCTCACGGGATACGTTGGATACAAGAT GTATTGTGGCCCGACGGCGTATTTTTTACAAGAGTGAATACTCAAAACCGAAACGGTTCGCAATCCGATCAAGATTCACCACCAGCTATGAGTCAATCGTCTGGCAGTAAGGTCAACAAACAAGGGTTGTTTGAGGAGCAGCTCGAGGCTGCTCGAAGGGCTAGTGACGTCAAAAAGATGATCTTTA ACGGAGCCCCCACCACATTGGTCAGTTTGATCGGTCATAACCAATACAAGCGTTGTGCAAAAGACGTATACTATTTTCTCCAG TCTGATGTATGTTTGAAACAACTTGCATATGGGTTACTTGAACAAGTAATCATAACAGTATTCCCTGAGCTGCATGATATCGTTACAGATGTTAACGCAAAGAAGCAAACCTCTCAAATGTAG